GTGAGCTTTTGCAAGGAGTGAGCTTAGCGAGATACGATACCTATCTTATTCTAACCGCTTTGTTGTACACCAATAGCTTGTACGAAAGTTCAGATTTAATTGTTGGTTATAATCTTCCGGATCATTTTTTTACCACTAATAGTTCGGAAGCTCGGCACTGCTTTTCTCGAGAGCTACTTGATTCGCTTAAGCTTACTCAGTCATTGGTCTTAGTCGATGAATATTTTGAAAATTTTGAGTTCAATACCATTGCTTATGAAAAGCTTAATGAGGATAATCCCGTTTGGCACGATATTAGTAGCGAATTAGGCACTTTACCTAGTTTAGTAAATACCACACGCTCCGAGCACCAACTTTCCTTAAATCTATTGCATTTTGTGCCGAAACTCTTTTCTGGTAGGCAGCTTGCCGAGCAAATAAATTACTTAGCTGAGATCGAGTAGAGTGGTACACGTCTGACATAGTTTGAAACGAATTTGCTTTAGACTTTTAAAGTATACTTGTTACACTCGGATTGTTCCCAAAACCAATCAGGCACCGGTTCATAATTGGTGTTATTATGAGCCGGTATCTTTATCAGGAGAGTAACCATGAGTTTATTAAAAAGCGCATTGTTTAAGACGTTGAAAAATAAGTCTACTCAGCAAGTCGCTTCAGTGGTATTGGATAAGGCACTGAAGCAGGGAAAAGAATATCTAGATTCAAGAAACACCAGCGGTGGTAACGATACAGATGAGTTGTTGTTAGGGCTGCAGCATTTGTTAGCACAAAAACCCAATGATGGTGTTTATTCAATCACACTATCCACTTATCGAGTGAGAGTAAAAATTACTTCCGGCGCTATTTCCCATATTGATAAGATCTAATTTATTCCACTCACTGTAAATTTTTATTCCTCCTTTTCGTCAATTGGTTGGATTTTTAATCATAAAGATCAACCAATTGGATGTATGTATAAGCTACGACTTTCCCTTTGGATATCCGTTTTTAAGATTATGATGGCTTGTCCGTCGATCCACTATTCCATAAAGTTATATAAAATATATTGTATACATTGTAATTTTAGTGTTAAAAACCTATAACCCGATCGGGTTTGGATACACAACAGGAAAGGTAAATTATGAAAATTACAAAACTCACTTTGGCGTTATCTGCGATCACAGCGATAAATTCAGCCAACGCACATCAAGAATCACAGCGACTTTTTAAGCCGCTCAATGCATCGGTTCAAGTGGAAACGAACATATCTCATGGCCATGAGCATAAAGCTTTGAATGATAGAGCACCCGTTGCACACACACCAACAAGAAGCGTGCCGCTGCTATCTGCTAAGCACACACCATTATTGCAAGCGATGGCAGTTAGCGAGAGAGAAGCAATTGCTGCATGTGATTTAAACAGCTTAGCAAGTGCGAGCAGTAGCCAAATTGTTACTGAAATAAAGCAACAGGGCACGAGCTGTATCAATGCTTTATTCTCCGCTGACAGCAGCATCCAAACGCAAGTGTTCACGTCAGATAAAATGTATGCTGCGGCGCAAAATGCTAAGTCGCTTTCGCAAAGCTATACAGGCAACGGCAGTGCCGATCTCGAAGCGCTTTATTTGTTTATTCGCGCTGGCTTTTATGTTGAGTTTTACAATGATCAGGTAACTTTCGCCACTTGGGTTAAGCCTGCGGTGAAAGATGCGTTGGATGCTTTTGTTAGCAATAGCCATTTCTACGACGACAATGATGCCCATGGTAAAGTACTTGGTGAGGCTATTACTACAATGGACTCATCGGAACTACAAGGGCACTATCTGCCTGTCGTAAAAGCATGGTTATCTAAATGGAATGAAAGCTACGCTCAAAAGTGGAATATGCGCAGTGCGGTAAACGGCATTTTCACTATCTTATATCGTGGTCAGTGGAATGATAACTTTGTCGCTTTGGTTAAAAACGATCAACAATTGGTAAGTTTACTGGGGAGCTTTACCGAACAAACTTGGATGGTAAATTCTGACTCTGAATATCTAATCATCAATGCAGCAAGCGAATTGGCTCGACTTAAACTGTACAATGGTGCAGCTATTCAAGAGTCAGTCGACACGCAATTAACTGCTTTATTCTCGCGTTACAACAGTTATGGTTTTGGCGATGGTGTCTGGTTAGCTGCGGCTGATGTCGCGACCTATTATGCTGATTGTGGTCAGTTTGGTATTTGTAATTTTGATAAAGAACTTGAGACAAAAGTACTTTCTCAACAACATAGTTGTAGCGATACAATAAAGATTAGAGCACAAGCGCTTACTACTCAGCAATTGACTTCAGCTTGTCAAACTATGGAAGCGGAAGAAGTGCGATTCCACACCATGCTGGAAACAGGCCGCTTACCGGTTGCCGATGACAACAATGATTTTCTGCAAGTGAATATCTTTAATAGCAGTGCGGACTATAAAAAATATGCCAAAGCCATTTTTAAGATCAGCACCGACAACGGTGGTATGTATTTAGAAGGTAATCCCAGCGATGTAAATAACGTTGCTAATTTCGTTGCATACGAGGCCAGTTATGCAAAGCCGGATCATTACATCTGGAACTTAGAGCATGAATACGTCCATTACCTTGATGGGCGCTTTGATCTTTATGGTGACTTTAATGCACCAACTAAACCTATCGTCTGGTGGAGCGAGGGGGTGGCTGAGTACATTGCAAACCTCAATGATAATCAAGCTGCAATAGACACAATCAAAGATGGTTCAGCATATACGCTTGCCGAAATATTCAGCACCACGTATGACGGTTTTGATCAAGATAGAATTTACCGTTGGGGTTATTTAGGGGTGAGATTCCTGTATGAAAAGCACTTTGATGAAGTGCTCGCAATGCGACAGGAAACGAGACAAGCAAATTGGAATGCGTACCAAGCTCGTATGGACCGACTCGCATCACAGTATCAATCAGAGTTTGTTCAATGGTGTAATGCGCTTGCCACTGGTGGTCAGAATAACGCGCCGACTTCAGAGATTAATGGCCCTTACTCCGGTGACGTCAATCAAGCGATACTATTTTCAAGCCAAGGTAGTGTCGATCCTGATGGCGACGCGCTCACTTATTTGTGGCGCTTTGGTGATGGTAGTCAAAGTAATGAAGCCAATCCCACGCACAGATATGCACAAGCAGGCGAGTATCAAATTAGCTTAACAGTAAGTGACCCTAGCGGATTGAATCACACTAGTAATACAGTGACTACAGTAAGTGCAACGACTTCAAACAAACTACAGTCTGGCGTACCTGTCACAGTTGCTGGCGAGCAAGATGAACAAGTTGCGTTTTCAATTGATGTTGCTGCTGGCACCGATAAGTTAGTCATTCGCACGTCTGGAGGTAACGGTGATGCCGATCTTTACGTTAAGTTAGGGTCGGCGCCAACGTTCAGCGATTATGATTGTAGACCATACCAATCAGGTAACGAAGAGATATGTGAGATCACCACACCTACCGCTGGCACCTATTACATTATGTTGTATGGCTATAACCGCTTCGAAAATGTGCAATTGTTAGGAGAAATCGTAACAACTTCAACAATAGCGGACGTATGTCAGTCGCAGGGCAGTGTCTCTAATGGTAGATTGGTAGCAGGTGAAACGATTTGCCTTGGAAGTCAAGAGCCTATGTGGTTTAGCCTTGAGAACGTAAGTGGTCAACAATCGGTGGTGATCAAAACCGCGCATGGTAGTGGTGATCTTGGTCTGGAATACAGCAATTCAGGGTGGCCGAATGGCACAAATGTGGATGCAAGCTCCTTCAATCAAGGTAATCAGGAGTGCATTGAAATAAGTGCGCAATCTCAATATTGGGGATACCTAAAAGTGTCGGGCGCACCGACGGGAGCTGCGCTGAAAGTCTCTTATAATAAAGGTGATTGTCAGTAACTGTTCAATATTAAGCTTAAATTGATGAAGGCAATTGAAAAGGTGAGTTAGATCACAGATATTACTTGTTAATAATTTGTTTTTGTTATATTTTTGTGAAGTGAAGGGGCCTTTGGTCCCTTTACTTATTGTAAAAACATGCAAAAGGAATTAACTGATGTGCCAAGAAGGAGCTAGGCTGTATTAGACTGTATGAAAAGTTTAGGGTATACACGAGGCGCTCAGTGTTAAAACAGTATTGTATTGCCATTACTACTTTGTTAATGCTGGCCTTTTCAGTGAAAGCCACAGAAACACAAATTCTCTATATATATCACGATAAACCACCCTATGTTATTGATCTAGAGTCCCAAAAAGGCCTCTATTTTGATTTAGCCAAATTAATTAATGCAGTACAAAAAGACGTACGGGTAGAAGTACGGTTTGTACCACGCAAACGCTTAGATAAGCAACTCGAACGACAAACGTTTCAAGGCTTCATATTAGGGGTAAATCCAGCTTGGTTTGATGACCGAAAAAAACAAAAATATTTGTGGAGTAGCCCGTTAATGTATGACACGGACGAATTTGTTTCGCATATAGATCAACCGTTCGAATATTATCACCCCAGCTCTTTGTATGGAAATCAGGTTGGCGCTATTGCTGGATACTATTATCGACACCTAGATCAGGGAATGGAGCAATCCAATATCCAGCGAGTGAACGTAAATTCCGAAGAAGCGCTGTTGGAAATTGTCCTAAAAAAGCGGGTGAGTATTGCGATCGTCAGTCGGTCTACGACAGAATATCTTATTGCTAAAAATGGATGGAAGAGAGTGTTTCACTTTTCACAAAATCCGCACGAAACCTATTTCAGAGCGATATTGGCGCCTAAAAGTTCTGTATCGGACTTTGAGGCGCTACAGCTGGTGCTAGATTCCAAGCCCTTCAAAAAACAACTGGTGAAATTGCTTAAAAGCTATCATCTTGTCTATTGAGCGATTGGGGGCTAATTTTATTTAAATCAGTTACATCGCTCAGGCGCTTGAGTGATTACCAACTGCCAGTGTTGTCCATTGACTGCCAAGGCTCAGCTGGAGGCAATGCATCACCTTGCTGCAGTAACTCGATAGAAATTCCATCTGGAGATTTTACAAATGCCATATGGCCACAGCGCGGTGGTCTGTTGATCACGACTCCGGCATCTTGCAGTTTTTGGCAAAGTGCATAAATGTTCTCTACGGCAAAGGCCAAGTGACCAAAATTTCGTCCCCCCGTGTATTCTTCCGGATCCCAATTATAGGTAAGTTCGATAGTAGGAGAAAAGCTTTGCTGCGCTTGTTCAACTTGATCAGGGGCGGCAAGATAAACCAGACTAAAGCGACCTTGCTCACTGTCATAACGTTTCACTTCAACGAGGCCCAATAGCTCGCAATAAAACTTCATTGACTCATTAAGGTCACGGACTCGCACCATAGTGTGTAAGTATTTCATTATGTAATCCATTTAGACTCTAGTTGATAAATTTTAAAGTGTTCTACATCAGATTGGAAGGTCAACAGACTTTGACGCTTAACAGTGGCGATAAACGTGCTTTATGAGCCGAAAAGAAGTACAAGAACCTGTTCCTATATAGCTTCAAACAATACTGAATATTAGATTAATATTTTGTTATTTATCATGTTTTTATAAAATTTCATGATATTTTTCGTTGCCCTTTGCTTTAAGCAGATGATTGATTTAGGATCAGACTTTATAGTCAAAAAACATGGACATTATGATCATCAGGCTGATCCTTATTGCACTGTTTTGTTTTGCCATGACGGCAAAAGCAGTAGAAGTTCAAAATTTATATGAAGCCTCGCTGAGTGTTAACGACAAATCTCGCGCAACACGAGCGCAAGCGAGCCAACAGGCATTATTAAAAGTGTTGCAAAAGCTCACGGGTAAAGCCGATGATTTTTCTCACCCTTCTATCCAAGCGAGCCTTAAGCGTATTTCAGATTACATGCTGAGGTATGAATATTATGATCGACAAGGTGTAACTAAAATAAAGGTGGAGTTTGAGCCTGGTAAGGTCGAAGATTTGGTTAGAGAAGCTGGCTTACCGCTTTGGGGCAACCGCCGTCCTATGGTCGCGATATGGATGGTGATTGAAGATAACTTCCGCCGAGAGTTTGTTACGCAAGAAAGCTACCCTCAACTCGAACGCTTGATTTATGACACAGCAGACGAATGGGGTGTGCCAGTCGTCGTCCCTTTGATGGATCTTGAAGATCGCAGCAATGTGAGTATCGCAGAGGTATGGGGAAACTTTTCTAACGAAGTTGAGGAAGCGTCATTGCGTTATGAGGCGGAGCGCGTTATCACTGCACGTTTGTTTCAGCCTGCCCATACAAATTCTTGGCAGTTAGACTGGCGCTACACTGATGCCGAATATTTTGAGCCTGAGCAATATGTTGGTGACAAGCAGCAAGTTATCATTGATATGGTGAATCAGCTATCTAGTACCTTAGCTCAGAAGTATGTTATCGATCCTAATCTTACTTTAGAGGCCCATCGAACTGAAATTGTCGTCGAGCAATTACGGTCATTTTCGGATGTAGAAATGGCTAAGCGTCGTTTGCTATCCATGAGTACGGTGGTGGATGTCGATGTGATCTACCGTGCGAAAACAGCGGTGAAGTTTGCAATTGAACATACCTCAAGCACAACAGACTTGCGTAAAACGATTGCATTGGAGCAAAGCTTTAAGGCGTATGAAGACCCAAGAGCTTATTATCAAATTGCAGACGAAAATAACCTTAAATACAATTGGGTGGGCAAATAGGATGGAATCGCCACGTCAAATGGCGTTGCCAGTGACACTGCCAGATGACGAAACCTTTGCCTCTTATTTTGGTGGCGAAGCGTCATTGGAAGTAAGTCACTTAAAAAATGGCCTTGCCCGTCGTTTAACTGGTTTTCAGTACACTTACCTGTGTGGATTAGCAGACTCTGGCAAGTCGCACTTGCTTTATGCCACGTGCATTGAAGCGCAAGAGCTTGGGCTTTCAACTATCTTATTGTCTATGCGAGAAGTGTTGGATTTTGGTCCGTTAGTGTTAGATGGGCTCGATGCACTGGATGTAGTTTGTATAGACGATGTGCATTTGGTTGCAGGAGATGAAGCGTGGGAAAAAGCCTTATTTAACTTTTTCAATCGTTTTAATGAAAAAGGCAAATGCCTAGTGGTCACTGCCGATCTGTTACCCAACATGCTGAATTTGTCACTGCCAGACTTAGAATCGCGCCTAACCTGGGGAACGACCTTTCAGATCCGCTCGATGAGTGACGATGATAAAGCCGAAGCCTTAGTAAAAAGAGCGCATATGCGTGGCCTTGAACTATCCGATGAATGTGCGCGATTTTTGCTCACGAGATTGAGTCGTGATATGCGTGCGTTACTTGATGTATTGGATAAACTCGATCACGCATCCATGGCTGCGCAAAGAAAGTTAACAATTCCTTTTATAAAAGCCACTTTAAAGCTGTAACAGGGCTAGAATATCGCCTTGCAATTCAGTTATCATAAGAGATTAAATAACAGCAAATTACCTCAGCAAAGATCAGGTAGACAATGAATTTAGAAAATATTTTAGCGCAAGCGCTTGAAGCCGTTGAGCAGGCAAGCGAAATTGCGCACCTTGAGGAAGTTAGAATTAACTACCTTGGTAAAAAAGGTGAGATCACAGGTCTTCTTAAAACGCTAGGCAAACTAGCACCAGAAGAGCGTAAAGACGCAGGTCAGGTGATTAACCAAGCGAAGACCCAAGTACAAGATGCGATTACGGTAAAACGTGAAGCGTTAGCCAATGCTGCACTTGAGCAGAAGCTAGCAGCTGAGACAATTGATGTGACGTTGCCGGGTCGTACAATGCCAGCTGGTGGTCTTCACCCAGTTACTCGCACCATTGAGCGTATTGAGCAGTTTTTTGGTGAGCTAGGATTTGCTGTTAAATCTGGCCCAGAGGTTGAAGATGACTTTCATAACTTTGATGCGCTAAATATTCCAGAGCACCACCCTGCGCGTGCCGATCATGATACTTTCTACTTCAATCCTAAATTGGTACTACGTACACAAACCAGTGGCGTTCAGATCCGTACTATGGAAGCTGAGCAGCCACCTTTACGTATTATCTCACCAGGTCGTGTATACCGTAACGATTACGATCAAACACATACGCCAATGTTCCACCAAGTTGAAGGCTTGATGGTAGACACTAACGTAAGCTTTACAGAACTTAAAGGGATTTTGCACGATTTCCTACGCAACTTCTTTGAAGAAGATATGGAAATCCGTTTCCGTCCTTCATACTTTCCGTTTACAGAACCTTCTGCTGAGGTAGATGTAAAAGGTAAAAATGGTAAATGGCTTGAAGTACTAGGCTGCGGCATGGTGCACCCTAACGTATTGCGATCGGTAGGCATTGACCCTGAAAAATACACTGGTTTCGCCTTCGGTATGGGGGTTGAGCGTTTGACGATGTTACGTTACGGCGTAACTGACTTAAGAGCTTTCTTCGAAAACGACTTAAAATTCCTAAACCAATTCAGATAAGAGCGACAAAAGTATGAAATTCAGTGAAAAGTGGTTACGCGAGTGGGTCAATCCAGCAATTGATACTGATGCGTTATCTGAGCAATTATCAATGGCGGGTTTAGAAGTTGATGGTGTAGACCCAGTTGCCGGTGACTTCCAAGGTGTGGTTGTCGGTGAAGTGGTCGAATGTGGTCAACACCCAGATGCTGACAAACTTAGAGTAACAAAAGTAAATGTAGGCGAAGACGAGCTACTAGATATTGTCTGTGGTGCCGCTAACTGCCGTGCCGGTTTAAAAGTAGCGGTTGCTAAAGTGGGCGCAACGCTTCCTGGCGATTTCAAAATTAAGAAAGCCAAACTTCGTGGTCAGCCGTCTCACGGTATGTTGTGTGCGTTTGAAGAGCTTGGCATGGCGGAAAGTTCAGACGGTATTTTAGAACTCCCTATGGATGCGCCAATTGGCCAAGACATTCGTGAATACTTTGGCTTGAACGACGTGACTATTGACGTTGATTTAACGGCTAACCGTAGCGACTGTTTAGGGATCAAAGGTCTGGCTCGTGAAGTTGGGGTACTAAACAGCATTGACGTAACAGAAGTTGCTATCACGCCTGTTGCGCCAACGATTGATGATAAAATCTCTATTGAACTGGTAAATAGCGAAGCATGTCCACGCTACTTAGGTCGTGTGATCAAGGGCGTTAATGTTAAAGCAGAGACCCCGTTTTGGATGGTAGAGAAACTGCGCCGCTGCGGTGTTCGCTCGATTGATCCAGTTGTTGACGTAACGAACTACGTGTTGCTTGAGCTAGGTCACCCGATGCACGCGTTCGATTTAAGCCAAATCGAAGGTGGAATTAAAGTACGTAATGCCTTTGAGAATGAAGAGCTAGTATTGTTAGACGGCAACACGGCGAAGCTTAATCCATCAACGCTACTGATTGCTGATGATAATAAAGCACTTGCGATGGCCGGTATTTTCGGTGGTGAACAGTCTGGTGTTAGTGACGAGACAAATGACATCTTGCTAGAAAGCGCGTTCTTTGCACCGCTTGCGATTGCAGGTCAGGCACGTAACTACGGTTTGCATACCGATGCATCGCACCGTTACGAGCGTGGTGTAGACCCAGTGCTGCAGCGTGATGCAATGGAAAGAGCGACAGGCTTGTTACTTGAAATCGTTGGCGGTGAAGCAGGCCCGATTGTTGAAGCTGTGTCAGAAGCAGATTTACCAAAAGAGCGTCAGGTGACGTTACGCCGTGAGCGTTTAGACCGTGTGATCGGTTATCATATCGAAGATGCTAAAGTGTCAGAC
This genomic interval from Pseudoalteromonas galatheae contains the following:
- the pheS gene encoding phenylalanine--tRNA ligase subunit alpha, whose amino-acid sequence is MNLENILAQALEAVEQASEIAHLEEVRINYLGKKGEITGLLKTLGKLAPEERKDAGQVINQAKTQVQDAITVKREALANAALEQKLAAETIDVTLPGRTMPAGGLHPVTRTIERIEQFFGELGFAVKSGPEVEDDFHNFDALNIPEHHPARADHDTFYFNPKLVLRTQTSGVQIRTMEAEQPPLRIISPGRVYRNDYDQTHTPMFHQVEGLMVDTNVSFTELKGILHDFLRNFFEEDMEIRFRPSYFPFTEPSAEVDVKGKNGKWLEVLGCGMVHPNVLRSVGIDPEKYTGFAFGMGVERLTMLRYGVTDLRAFFENDLKFLNQFR
- the pheT gene encoding phenylalanine--tRNA ligase subunit beta, with product MKFSEKWLREWVNPAIDTDALSEQLSMAGLEVDGVDPVAGDFQGVVVGEVVECGQHPDADKLRVTKVNVGEDELLDIVCGAANCRAGLKVAVAKVGATLPGDFKIKKAKLRGQPSHGMLCAFEELGMAESSDGILELPMDAPIGQDIREYFGLNDVTIDVDLTANRSDCLGIKGLAREVGVLNSIDVTEVAITPVAPTIDDKISIELVNSEACPRYLGRVIKGVNVKAETPFWMVEKLRRCGVRSIDPVVDVTNYVLLELGHPMHAFDLSQIEGGIKVRNAFENEELVLLDGNTAKLNPSTLLIADDNKALAMAGIFGGEQSGVSDETNDILLESAFFAPLAIAGQARNYGLHTDASHRYERGVDPVLQRDAMERATGLLLEIVGGEAGPIVEAVSEADLPKERQVTLRRERLDRVIGYHIEDAKVSDILTRLGLAVTFAGGQWQATVPSYRFDISIEEDLIEEVARVFGYNNIPNVAPTAALKMTDHQEARLPVARFRDELVSRGYQEAITYSFVDPKAQQQLHPEADALILPHPISIEMSAMRVSLMTGLINAVSYNQNRQQSRIRLFETGLKFIKDDSAENGVRQTAVIGGIAYGNTHNEHWSVPSRKVDFFDVKGDVEALLALCNDKARFSFKAEASDGLHPGQSAAIYADGKKVGFIGAVHPQLLKPLELKDTPYVFEIDMAALENRLLPEAVSISKFPSNRRDIAILVADDVKIGDILECIEKVGGNQLVDLNLFDVYKGQGVEPDHKSLAIALTLQAVDRTLEEKDINAVVENVVAELAKQFNASLRD
- a CDS encoding DUF2066 domain-containing protein gives rise to the protein MDIMIIRLILIALFCFAMTAKAVEVQNLYEASLSVNDKSRATRAQASQQALLKVLQKLTGKADDFSHPSIQASLKRISDYMLRYEYYDRQGVTKIKVEFEPGKVEDLVREAGLPLWGNRRPMVAIWMVIEDNFRREFVTQESYPQLERLIYDTADEWGVPVVVPLMDLEDRSNVSIAEVWGNFSNEVEEASLRYEAERVITARLFQPAHTNSWQLDWRYTDAEYFEPEQYVGDKQQVIIDMVNQLSSTLAQKYVIDPNLTLEAHRTEIVVEQLRSFSDVEMAKRRLLSMSTVVDVDVIYRAKTAVKFAIEHTSSTTDLRKTIALEQSFKAYEDPRAYYQIADENNLKYNWVGK
- a CDS encoding VOC family protein — protein: MKYLHTMVRVRDLNESMKFYCELLGLVEVKRYDSEQGRFSLVYLAAPDQVEQAQQSFSPTIELTYNWDPEEYTGGRNFGHLAFAVENIYALCQKLQDAGVVINRPPRCGHMAFVKSPDGISIELLQQGDALPPAEPWQSMDNTGSW
- a CDS encoding collagenase; this encodes MMKITKLTLALSAITAINSANAHQESQRLFKPLNASVQVETNISHGHEHKALNDRAPVAHTPTRSVPLLSAKHTPLLQAMAVSEREAIAACDLNSLASASSSQIVTEIKQQGTSCINALFSADSSIQTQVFTSDKMYAAAQNAKSLSQSYTGNGSADLEALYLFIRAGFYVEFYNDQVTFATWVKPAVKDALDAFVSNSHFYDDNDAHGKVLGEAITTMDSSELQGHYLPVVKAWLSKWNESYAQKWNMRSAVNGIFTILYRGQWNDNFVALVKNDQQLVSLLGSFTEQTWMVNSDSEYLIINAASELARLKLYNGAAIQESVDTQLTALFSRYNSYGFGDGVWLAAADVATYYADCGQFGICNFDKELETKVLSQQHSCSDTIKIRAQALTTQQLTSACQTMEAEEVRFHTMLETGRLPVADDNNDFLQVNIFNSSADYKKYAKAIFKISTDNGGMYLEGNPSDVNNVANFVAYEASYAKPDHYIWNLEHEYVHYLDGRFDLYGDFNAPTKPIVWWSEGVAEYIANLNDNQAAIDTIKDGSAYTLAEIFSTTYDGFDQDRIYRWGYLGVRFLYEKHFDEVLAMRQETRQANWNAYQARMDRLASQYQSEFVQWCNALATGGQNNAPTSEINGPYSGDVNQAILFSSQGSVDPDGDALTYLWRFGDGSQSNEANPTHRYAQAGEYQISLTVSDPSGLNHTSNTVTTVSATTSNKLQSGVPVTVAGEQDEQVAFSIDVAAGTDKLVIRTSGGNGDADLYVKLGSAPTFSDYDCRPYQSGNEEICEITTPTAGTYYIMLYGYNRFENVQLLGEIVTTSTIADVCQSQGSVSNGRLVAGETICLGSQEPMWFSLENVSGQQSVVIKTAHGSGDLGLEYSNSGWPNGTNVDASSFNQGNQECIEISAQSQYWGYLKVSGAPTGAALKVSYNKGDCQ
- a CDS encoding substrate-binding periplasmic protein, which produces MLKQYCIAITTLLMLAFSVKATETQILYIYHDKPPYVIDLESQKGLYFDLAKLINAVQKDVRVEVRFVPRKRLDKQLERQTFQGFILGVNPAWFDDRKKQKYLWSSPLMYDTDEFVSHIDQPFEYYHPSSLYGNQVGAIAGYYYRHLDQGMEQSNIQRVNVNSEEALLEIVLKKRVSIAIVSRSTTEYLIAKNGWKRVFHFSQNPHETYFRAILAPKSSVSDFEALQLVLDSKPFKKQLVKLLKSYHLVY
- the hda gene encoding DnaA inactivator Hda; amino-acid sequence: MESPRQMALPVTLPDDETFASYFGGEASLEVSHLKNGLARRLTGFQYTYLCGLADSGKSHLLYATCIEAQELGLSTILLSMREVLDFGPLVLDGLDALDVVCIDDVHLVAGDEAWEKALFNFFNRFNEKGKCLVVTADLLPNMLNLSLPDLESRLTWGTTFQIRSMSDDDKAEALVKRAHMRGLELSDECARFLLTRLSRDMRALLDVLDKLDHASMAAQRKLTIPFIKATLKL